The bacterium genome segment GCGCCCCACGAGGGGACGGCCACCACTCCGCCCGCGGCCCTCGATCAGATAGATTTCAAGCTCAAGCCCTCGGAACTGGAAGCCTACCTCGAGCAGTACGTTCTTCATCAGAAGGAAGCGGTCGAGATTCTGGCCACGAAAATCTGCACGCATTTCCACCGCCGCAAGTGGGAGCTCGACCATGCGGAAGAGCCGGCGGCGGTGGGGCGAATCAAATCGAACATTTTGATGATCGGCCCGACCGGCGTGGGCAAGACGTATCTGGTGAAGCTCATCGCCGACAAGATCGGTGTGCCGTTCGTCAAAGGCGACGCCACCAAGTTTTCCGAAACCGGCTACGTGGGCGGCGACGTGGATGATCTGGTGCGCGGACTCGTCCGTGAAGCCAAGGGCGACGTGAAGCTGGCCGAATACGGACTCATCTATGTGGATGAGATTGACAAGATCGCATCTTCGGGCAGCCATTGGGGGCCGGACGTTTCGCGGACGGGGGTGCAGCGGGCGCTCCTCAAGCTCATGGAAGACACCGACGTGGATCTGCGCACACCGCACGATCTGGCCAGCCAGATGGAAGCGGTGATCGAAACCCAGCGCACGGGCAAGGCCGAGCGCAAGAAAATCTCAACCCGGAACATGCTGTTTATCGTGTCGGGAGCGTTCGGCGGACTGGCCGACATCATTCGCCGCCGGCTGGCGAAAGGCACGATGGGTTTCCGGCACGGCGAGGAGATTCCGCAAGACAATCAGGAGATCATTAGACGGGTGACGACGTCCGACCTGTTGGATTACGGATTCGAGTCGGAGTTCGTGGGGCGGCTGCCGGTGGTGGCGCAGCTTCAGGACCTCTCGGAAGGCGCGTTGTTCGACGTCCTGAAGAGTCCCTATTCGGCGGTGACACAGGGCAAGAAGCAGGACTTCGCATCCTACGGAATCGAGCTGGAATTCGAGGACGACGCGCTGCTCGAGATCGCCCGCCGCGCGCATCAGGCGGGAATCGGCGCGCGCGGACTGACCTCGGTGATGGAGAAATCACTGATTCGTTTCGAGAAGATGTTGCCGTCATCGGGAGTGAAAAAACTTGTCATTACGCACGATCTTATTCTCGATCCGGAAGCGGCAGCGGCGGAAATTCTCACCCGCGACGCCGTCCAGCAGTTTCAGCGGAAGTTCCTCGAGAAGAGCGGACTGGTGCTGGAATTTCCCGCCGAGTCGGTGGAGTGGGTGCGGGCGCGATTCGGCGGTGATCCTTCGCAGATTATCGAGCGGCTGACGAAAACGTTCGGCAACTACGAATACGGAATGAAACTGGCCGGATCGCAGAACCTGCGCGTGACGCCAGACTTGCTCGAGGCTCCCGACACGTTCCTCGACCGGATGATCAAGAAGGTGTACGAGGAAAAAGAGAAGAAGTAACTCCGGCGGGGTCGGCGACCCCGCGCGGCGGATGATGGAAAGCGAACGGGGCGCACGGGTGTGCGCCCCGTTCCGTTGAATTTGCGGAAAGAAACGGGCGGGTTACGCTTCGCTGAACCCGGCCCTCCGAAGGGCCATCAAAAGACAAAGCCAATTGACAGAATGGCTTTTTTTGGGTACATTATCAAATGAAAGGCGGGCAGCCACACAGGGCTGCCACTACCAGATATGAATGATCTATTCAAGAAGGAAAGCATTCCTGTATCTTCCGTTCCACTGGCCGAGCGGATGCGGCCGCGGACACTGGATGGGTTCGTCGGGCAGGAACACCTCGTCGGTCCGGACGCCGTGCTGACCAAGCTGGTTGCGAGCGGCAGTCTGCCTTCGCTCATCTTCTGGGGCGATCCGGGAACGGGCAAGACCACACTGGCGCGGATTTTGGCTAATGCGCTCGACTACGAGTTCGTGCAGATTTCGGCCGTGACCACGGGCGTTCCCGAACTCAGAAAGATCCTTCAGCGCGCGCGGCGGCAGGCCGAGCAGGGAACGCGCACGCTGATCTTTGTGGATGAAATCCACCGCTGGTCGAAGGCTCAGCAGGACGCGCTCCTGCACGCGGTGGAAGACGGAACCGTCACGCTGCTCGGCGCAACCACCGAAAATCCTTCGTTTGAAGTCATCGCTCCGCTGCTTTCACGCGCGCGGGTGTTGAAGTTCCAGCCGCTGACCGCCGATCATTTGCGCGAGCTTCTGCATCGAGCGTTGGCCGAAGACGAAAGACTGAAACCGCTGCCCATCGAGGTGACGGAAGACGGCGAGGCGGCGCTACTTTCACTTTCAGGCGGGGATGCGCGTGTTCTGTACAATGCGCTGGAGTTGGCGGTGAGCATCAGCTCCCCTCCGCGTGCGGGGGGGCAGGGGG includes the following:
- a CDS encoding AAA family ATPase: MPNPPPPEKLREEITEFLRSKYGPEVAVTELDLGAPHEGTATTPPAALDQIDFKLKPSELEAYLEQYVLHQKEAVEILATKICTHFHRRKWELDHAEEPAAVGRIKSNILMIGPTGVGKTYLVKLIADKIGVPFVKGDATKFSETGYVGGDVDDLVRGLVREAKGDVKLAEYGLIYVDEIDKIASSGSHWGPDVSRTGVQRALLKLMEDTDVDLRTPHDLASQMEAVIETQRTGKAERKKISTRNMLFIVSGAFGGLADIIRRRLAKGTMGFRHGEEIPQDNQEIIRRVTTSDLLDYGFESEFVGRLPVVAQLQDLSEGALFDVLKSPYSAVTQGKKQDFASYGIELEFEDDALLEIARRAHQAGIGARGLTSVMEKSLIRFEKMLPSSGVKKLVITHDLILDPEAAAAEILTRDAVQQFQRKFLEKSGLVLEFPAESVEWVRARFGGDPSQIIERLTKTFGNYEYGMKLAGSQNLRVTPDLLEAPDTFLDRMIKKVYEEKEKK